A single window of Halobacillus naozhouensis DNA harbors:
- a CDS encoding ABC transporter permease codes for MKLNAENRKTLLLLIPVLVVLIGYVLYPSIETLLESFRKNGLFSLQNYQDFFGTKAAANLEALWHSVYISLLSVLLSALIGIPLAYIFNRYDFPGRQFFSNIAIMPIVLPSLVGVMAFMFLYGEAGLIPNAIKDLFNLAEIPFSIGGVSGILLVHAYTMYPYFYMTTSSALNNIDPSLEEAAYNLGSSKTSVFRKVTFPLLTPGLVAASLLVFMVSMASFSAPFLLAGGYRVLSLQIYFSKVNGNLEMAATQSVILSAVSISFLLFMRWYQGRKDYRMASKGIGAHRSEVSNSVLKWCLVSLGIVAMIILLLPHATLLILSLVPEGGWTWQTYPQAFSLENFRLLFEDPDIWDPVKNSLIMSALACIGVFIFGIITSYALVKRSFIGKNLLDILVMIPWALPATVVGMNLILAFNQASPFSFGKVLVGTFWILPLAYFIRFIPLVVRSTSAVLEQMDDSIEEAAQNLGARWLYTFRRVVIPIIMPGVLSGTLLAFVQAVGEFPTSVLLYTIGNRPISIEIMNQLRQFNIGQAAAYGMIQVSLIAIVLFVAYKFLGVKSENTL; via the coding sequence ATGAAATTAAATGCTGAAAATAGAAAAACATTACTTCTATTAATCCCTGTACTTGTCGTATTGATAGGGTATGTCCTCTATCCATCGATCGAAACACTGCTTGAGAGTTTTAGAAAAAATGGACTTTTTTCGCTGCAAAACTATCAAGATTTCTTTGGAACAAAGGCCGCTGCCAATTTAGAAGCACTTTGGCACTCCGTCTATATTTCCCTACTATCGGTACTCTTAAGTGCTCTAATTGGGATTCCTTTAGCGTATATATTTAACCGTTATGATTTCCCGGGACGTCAATTTTTTTCAAACATTGCTATTATGCCGATTGTTCTACCTTCTCTGGTTGGGGTCATGGCCTTTATGTTTTTATATGGGGAAGCAGGATTAATTCCTAACGCGATTAAAGATTTATTCAACTTAGCTGAGATCCCCTTTAGTATCGGGGGAGTTTCCGGGATTTTACTCGTGCATGCTTATACGATGTACCCTTATTTTTATATGACCACTTCATCCGCTTTAAATAACATTGATCCTTCTTTGGAAGAAGCAGCCTACAATCTAGGATCTAGTAAAACTAGTGTGTTTAGAAAAGTGACTTTTCCTTTATTAACCCCGGGATTGGTGGCCGCCTCTTTATTAGTGTTTATGGTTTCCATGGCGTCCTTCAGTGCACCCTTTCTACTTGCAGGGGGCTATCGGGTGTTAAGTCTTCAAATCTATTTTTCAAAAGTAAATGGCAATCTGGAAATGGCAGCAACCCAATCTGTTATTCTATCAGCTGTCTCCATCTCTTTTCTATTATTTATGCGCTGGTATCAGGGGCGCAAGGATTATCGGATGGCCAGCAAAGGGATCGGTGCTCATCGCAGTGAAGTGAGTAATTCAGTATTGAAGTGGTGTCTGGTGTCACTAGGAATAGTGGCGATGATTATTTTGTTACTGCCACATGCTACTTTACTTATTCTATCCCTTGTGCCTGAGGGAGGATGGACATGGCAGACTTATCCGCAAGCCTTTAGCCTTGAAAACTTCAGGCTTTTATTTGAAGATCCAGATATTTGGGACCCAGTAAAAAATAGTTTGATCATGTCAGCACTCGCGTGTATAGGTGTGTTCATATTTGGTATTATCACGTCTTATGCCCTTGTAAAGCGTAGTTTTATAGGGAAGAATCTGCTTGATATTCTCGTTATGATTCCTTGGGCTTTACCCGCTACCGTTGTCGGTATGAATCTAATACTGGCATTTAACCAGGCGTCTCCCTTCTCATTTGGAAAAGTGCTCGTAGGGACATTCTGGATCTTGCCACTTGCCTATTTTATTCGGTTCATCCCCCTGGTGGTCAGATCAACATCTGCTGTACTAGAACAAATGGATGATTCGATTGAAGAGGCGGCACAAAATTTAGGTGCCAGGTGGCTTTACACCTTTAGACGTGTCGTTATTCCGATTATCATGCCGGGTGTGCTGAGTGGTACGTTACTCGCTTTTGTTCAAGCTGTAGGAGAATTTCCAACGTCCGTATTGCTTTATACTATTGGGAACCGGCCTATTTCGATTGAGATCATGAACCAATTAAGGCAGTTTAACATCGGTCAGGCAGCAGCCTATGGAATGATTCAGGTAAGCTTAATCGCAATCGTACTTTTTGTGGCTTACAAGTTCCTAGGTGTCAAATCTGAAAATACATTATAA
- a CDS encoding ABC transporter ATP-binding protein, translating to MSTVNLSTITKQFGDVTAVRNLDLLIEEGEFFTFLGPSGCGKTTTLRMIAGFYYPTRGKVKFNDKDMTTVPPEKRNTGMVFQNYALFPHMTVFENVAFGLKVRKVNKTDMRKRVEDVLKKVRLDSFIQRQVSQLSGGQQQRVALARALVIEPDILLLDEPLSNLDARLRDEMRTEILRLQREYGITTIYVTHDQVEALTMSDRIAVFKDGECQQMGTPTDIYNEPVNDFVAEFIGETNLSPVTFKEKQEAEFIFHSEPLESPIRVKDSKQNIAAYDEGDELLISIRPEAIHVSDTALTDQHNVWTGEVSLVQFTGASVHTFIKINEETTIRATGLNQGPSTYFEEGTTVRVHMPEDQIRVIPRARE from the coding sequence ATGTCAACAGTGAATTTATCAACGATTACAAAACAATTCGGTGATGTAACGGCAGTCAGGAACCTAGATTTATTAATCGAAGAAGGCGAGTTCTTCACCTTTCTAGGTCCTAGCGGATGCGGGAAAACGACAACGCTTCGAATGATTGCCGGATTCTATTACCCTACCCGTGGTAAAGTCAAATTTAACGACAAAGATATGACGACAGTCCCGCCTGAAAAAAGGAATACGGGCATGGTGTTTCAAAACTATGCCCTTTTTCCTCATATGACTGTGTTTGAAAATGTGGCTTTTGGTTTGAAAGTAAGAAAAGTTAATAAGACGGATATGAGGAAAAGGGTGGAAGATGTCCTCAAAAAAGTTCGTCTGGATTCATTTATACAGCGTCAGGTTAGCCAGCTAAGTGGGGGACAGCAGCAACGAGTTGCCTTAGCCAGGGCACTCGTAATTGAACCTGATATTTTACTTTTAGACGAACCGCTAAGTAATTTGGATGCTAGATTGCGAGATGAAATGCGTACGGAAATCCTAAGGTTGCAGCGTGAATATGGCATTACAACCATTTATGTTACCCATGATCAAGTCGAAGCTTTAACGATGAGTGATCGAATCGCCGTATTTAAGGATGGGGAGTGCCAGCAGATGGGGACCCCAACCGATATTTATAACGAGCCTGTGAATGACTTTGTAGCGGAGTTTATTGGAGAAACCAATTTGTCACCAGTTACTTTTAAGGAGAAGCAGGAGGCGGAATTCATTTTTCATTCCGAACCTCTTGAAAGTCCCATCCGTGTGAAGGATTCTAAACAGAACATAGCAGCCTACGACGAAGGTGATGAATTGTTGATATCTATCAGACCTGAAGCAATTCATGTCAGCGATACGGCGTTAACGGATCAGCACAATGTATGGACAGGTGAAGTTTCTCTCGTGCAGTTCACGGGTGCATCTGTTCATACATTTATAAAGATAAATGAAGAAACTACAATTAGGGCTACCGGTTTAAATCAAGGACCAAGTACGTATTTCGAAGAGGGGACAACAGTCCGTGTTCACATGCCGGAGGACCAAATACGCGTGATTCCAAGGGCAAGGGAGTGA
- a CDS encoding extracellular solute-binding protein encodes MDSFKKNWIICFFVGALLFVLAGCMAGGSSEETPEKASKDEGNAGSSEKLEDKVVVYSPHGSDILSDFEKQFEAEYDVDMQFLDMGSQEILDRVRSEKNNPQADVWWGAPQVNFDKAKEEGLLAKYKPSYADALPDMYHDEDWMWSGTSITPEVILYNTKEISPEEAPQDWDDLLDPKWKDEIIIRYPLASGTMRTIFSAMVYRTYQETESPEEGYEWLQKLDENTKEYAANPEIMYNQVAKGVGSLSVWNMPDTVMLAKEKGYPFDYVIPESGTPVLTEGIALVKDAPHPKAAKAFYEFVNTKEAAKLLAEKYYRIPTREDIEDLPGWITETDIKPMDIDWGLFQEKSQEWMEHWDTKIKNTEKDKSQQ; translated from the coding sequence ATGGATAGCTTTAAAAAGAATTGGATTATCTGTTTCTTCGTAGGGGCACTACTTTTTGTTCTTGCGGGATGTATGGCAGGGGGGTCAAGTGAGGAAACACCCGAAAAAGCAAGTAAGGATGAAGGGAACGCTGGGTCCTCTGAAAAGCTGGAAGACAAGGTTGTTGTTTATTCGCCGCATGGCAGTGACATTTTAAGTGACTTTGAAAAGCAGTTCGAGGCTGAGTATGACGTTGACATGCAATTTTTAGATATGGGATCCCAGGAAATCTTAGACCGGGTTCGTTCGGAGAAAAATAATCCTCAGGCTGATGTATGGTGGGGTGCACCTCAGGTAAATTTTGATAAAGCCAAAGAAGAAGGCTTGTTGGCTAAATACAAACCTTCTTATGCAGATGCCCTTCCTGATATGTACCATGATGAGGATTGGATGTGGTCAGGAACATCCATTACGCCAGAAGTTATTTTGTACAATACAAAAGAGATCTCTCCAGAAGAAGCACCTCAGGATTGGGACGATCTTCTGGATCCTAAGTGGAAAGACGAAATCATCATTCGCTATCCCTTAGCTTCAGGGACGATGCGCACGATATTCTCAGCAATGGTTTATCGTACGTATCAAGAAACCGAAAGTCCTGAAGAAGGGTATGAGTGGCTGCAGAAACTTGATGAGAATACGAAGGAATACGCCGCTAACCCGGAAATTATGTATAACCAGGTCGCAAAAGGTGTCGGTTCCTTATCCGTCTGGAATATGCCGGACACGGTCATGTTAGCAAAAGAGAAAGGGTATCCGTTTGACTATGTTATTCCAGAGAGTGGGACACCTGTGTTGACGGAAGGAATTGCCCTTGTAAAAGATGCGCCGCACCCTAAAGCTGCTAAAGCCTTTTACGAATTTGTGAATACGAAAGAAGCTGCCAAACTATTGGCTGAAAAGTATTATCGTATTCCAACACGTGAGGATATAGAGGATTTGCCTGGTTGGATAACGGAAACTGATATTAAGCCAATGGATATTGACTGGGGTCTTTTCCAGGAGAAGTCACAAGAGTGGATGGAACACTGGGATACAAAAATAAAGAACACAGAGAAGGATAAAAGCCAGCAATAG
- a CDS encoding ROK family transcriptional regulator has translation MQRGNASYIKKVNQKRILTCVREEGSISRANIAKKLSLSKPTVSTLVDTLLVEGWIREIGSGEASINGGRKPVNLTFNPEKAFMIGIDFGGTNVALGITDLNGHVCAYRDFPTQEHLNNDLFNVIKQHVDIMKKELNIDSQKILGVGAGIPGITNIETGIVKEAPALKWNSFPVREKLKEIFDFPIYIDNDVNINVLGEHWKGVGRGKNNLIYIAIGTGIGSGIMVNGRLFRGSNYSAGEIGYLVTDRVYADQYHPVYEGYGFLESIASGSSIGNRLSELLGKKVTAKEAFDLYQQLNRQAVEVIDFALENLALGIANYVSLFDPELVILGGGVSGSYSIIREQMVKIIDRYTPGTYEVLPTAFGKESGVVGAVALFLKESDTLIEI, from the coding sequence ATGCAGAGAGGAAATGCCAGTTACATTAAAAAAGTCAATCAAAAGCGAATTTTAACATGTGTACGGGAGGAGGGATCTATTTCCCGAGCCAATATTGCCAAAAAGCTTTCACTTAGCAAACCAACCGTATCCACTCTTGTTGATACATTATTGGTAGAAGGGTGGATTCGGGAGATCGGAAGTGGGGAGGCTTCCATTAATGGGGGGAGAAAGCCGGTAAATCTCACCTTTAATCCTGAAAAAGCTTTCATGATCGGAATAGACTTTGGTGGGACAAATGTAGCCCTTGGCATAACTGATTTAAATGGGCATGTTTGCGCCTATCGGGATTTTCCAACTCAGGAACATTTGAATAATGATTTGTTCAACGTCATCAAACAGCATGTGGACATCATGAAAAAGGAGTTGAATATAGATAGTCAAAAAATCCTGGGTGTTGGGGCTGGAATACCTGGGATCACCAACATAGAAACAGGAATAGTAAAAGAGGCTCCTGCCCTTAAATGGAACAGTTTCCCCGTAAGAGAAAAGCTAAAGGAGATATTTGACTTTCCCATATATATTGATAATGACGTGAATATAAATGTGCTTGGTGAGCATTGGAAAGGAGTCGGGCGCGGCAAGAATAATCTCATTTACATTGCGATCGGTACAGGAATTGGCAGTGGAATCATGGTGAACGGAAGGTTATTTAGAGGGAGTAATTATAGTGCAGGGGAGATTGGTTATTTAGTCACCGATCGAGTATATGCAGATCAATACCACCCCGTTTATGAAGGGTATGGGTTTTTGGAGAGTATAGCCAGTGGCTCATCTATTGGGAACCGGTTATCTGAACTGCTAGGTAAAAAAGTTACGGCGAAAGAGGCGTTCGACCTTTACCAGCAGCTAAACAGGCAGGCTGTAGAAGTAATAGATTTTGCCCTGGAGAATTTAGCGCTTGGGATTGCCAATTACGTGTCATTATTTGATCCCGAGCTCGTGATATTAGGGGGTGGTGTTAGCGGATCTTATTCAATCATCAGGGAGCAGATGGTGAAGATTATCGATCGTTATACTCCAGGAACATACGAAGTGCTGCCTACTGCCTTTGGTAAAGAATCGGGGGTTGTTGGAGCTGTGGCATTGTTTTTAAAAGAGTCCGATACCTTAATTGAAATTTAA
- a CDS encoding rhamnogalacturonan lyase, which translates to MGYSRAETKEKGAERHAEKGAMLEHLDRGLVAVTTSEGVFISWRLMADEVTGHSDTGLTGANFNVYRDGAKIATVNDSTNYLDEEGNLDSEYVVAKVIDGEEVEKSSPVSPWKNSYYELPLQKPEGGVTPTGESYSYNANDMNVGDVNGDGQYEFVVKWDPTNSKDVSQSGYTGKTYIDTYTFDGELLYRIDLGVNIRSGAHYTPFLVYDFDGNGKAEIMMKTAPGTKIIKYDEKGNITSEEYITMPQKDSEAGYSHQDDYRMSSKDYYEHIVEMFMGWHEHEEVVKGNWPETLEECFGIEPKYDYPLSKEDAESLADYFIDEYAPKRSSHNNLREFEGFILEGPEYLTVFDGETGDELDTIHYKPGRHDDGLMWGDYATSRIEPGNRVDRFLAGVAYLDGEKPYAIFSRGYYTRAAIVSYSWNGEDLEEYWTVDSGWTPMSNPFNDSPHGTPGTNNEFSSLTTQGFHSMSTADVDNDGNQEVIYGSATIDHDGSLLYSSFDTLPEGSADPGAKARLGHGDALHVADIDPDRSGLEIYAVHERATSAPYGYSLRDAETGEVIYGKYTGKDTGRGMIGDIDPNYRGLETWAVDLRTTDGERLASDTPGTNMNIKWSADMTTQIVNGELEETPTIENTVKGTVLTATGTRTNNGTKGNPSLVADVFGDWREELLVRTKDSSSIRMYVSTEETDHKLYTLMQDVQYRTGIAWQNSGYNQPSYPSFYFGSDIEWGSVPLPNIQTPSTLSTLQKQVNEYEVIGELTGPLAVQLSKTIDQANHHLEKGSTKNAIRLVKKFLFHLERKSSAPYISNKAKIDLASQAEYIVRMLESK; encoded by the coding sequence ATGGGGTACAGTAGAGCGGAAACGAAAGAAAAAGGTGCAGAAAGACATGCAGAGAAGGGAGCGATGCTAGAACATCTCGATCGAGGGCTGGTGGCTGTTACGACCTCAGAAGGTGTTTTCATAAGCTGGAGGCTTATGGCGGACGAGGTAACAGGTCACTCAGACACAGGTTTGACAGGGGCAAATTTTAATGTTTATCGAGATGGGGCGAAAATTGCTACAGTCAATGATAGCACGAATTATTTGGATGAGGAGGGGAATCTAGATTCTGAGTATGTTGTTGCTAAAGTAATAGATGGAGAAGAAGTAGAGAAAAGTTCACCGGTTTCCCCATGGAAGAATTCCTATTATGAGCTACCATTACAAAAGCCAGAAGGGGGAGTTACTCCTACAGGCGAATCATACTCTTATAATGCTAATGACATGAACGTGGGGGATGTGAATGGTGATGGTCAATATGAATTTGTAGTCAAATGGGATCCAACAAATTCAAAAGATGTATCGCAATCAGGATATACTGGAAAAACGTATATTGACACGTACACCTTTGACGGAGAATTGTTGTATAGAATTGACCTTGGGGTGAATATCAGGTCGGGTGCACACTATACTCCATTCTTAGTTTATGATTTTGATGGAAATGGAAAAGCAGAAATAATGATGAAAACCGCCCCTGGGACAAAGATCATTAAGTATGATGAGAAGGGTAATATTACCTCAGAAGAATATATCACGATGCCCCAGAAGGATAGTGAAGCAGGGTACAGTCATCAGGATGATTACCGTATGAGCAGCAAAGATTATTATGAGCATATTGTGGAGATGTTTATGGGCTGGCACGAGCATGAAGAAGTTGTGAAGGGAAACTGGCCTGAGACTCTTGAAGAATGTTTTGGAATCGAACCGAAGTATGATTATCCACTGTCAAAGGAAGATGCTGAAAGCTTGGCAGACTACTTCATTGATGAGTATGCGCCGAAAAGAAGTAGCCATAACAACCTCAGAGAATTTGAGGGCTTTATTTTAGAAGGACCAGAATACTTAACTGTTTTTGATGGAGAAACAGGTGATGAACTAGACACCATTCATTATAAGCCTGGCCGTCATGACGATGGTTTAATGTGGGGGGACTACGCGACATCGAGAATTGAACCGGGTAACCGAGTAGATCGTTTCCTTGCAGGAGTGGCCTACCTTGACGGTGAAAAACCATATGCCATATTTTCTCGCGGATATTATACAAGAGCAGCGATTGTTTCTTATAGTTGGAATGGAGAAGATTTAGAGGAGTATTGGACGGTTGATAGCGGATGGACACCCATGAGTAACCCTTTTAATGATAGTCCACATGGTACCCCTGGAACGAATAATGAATTTAGTTCCCTAACGACGCAAGGCTTCCATTCGATGAGTACAGCTGATGTGGATAATGATGGAAACCAGGAAGTAATTTATGGTTCGGCAACGATTGATCATGATGGTTCGTTGTTATATAGTTCGTTTGATACATTGCCTGAAGGAAGTGCAGACCCTGGGGCAAAAGCTCGGCTAGGTCATGGTGATGCTCTTCATGTAGCGGATATTGACCCTGATCGATCAGGGTTAGAAATATACGCAGTGCACGAACGCGCGACTTCGGCTCCATATGGTTATTCATTACGTGACGCGGAAACTGGAGAAGTCATTTATGGTAAATATACGGGGAAAGATACAGGACGTGGGATGATTGGTGATATTGACCCTAATTATAGAGGGCTGGAAACATGGGCAGTAGACCTGCGAACAACCGATGGAGAACGGCTCGCTTCCGATACTCCTGGTACAAATATGAACATCAAATGGTCTGCAGACATGACTACGCAAATCGTAAATGGTGAATTGGAGGAGACCCCTACTATTGAAAATACAGTGAAAGGGACTGTATTGACGGCTACCGGAACAAGAACAAATAACGGTACAAAAGGGAACCCGTCACTGGTCGCTGATGTCTTTGGTGACTGGAGGGAAGAGCTTCTAGTTCGAACTAAGGACAGCTCTTCGATACGAATGTATGTAAGTACGGAAGAAACAGACCACAAATTATACACACTTATGCAGGATGTTCAATATAGAACAGGAATCGCCTGGCAAAATTCAGGCTACAACCAGCCTTCCTATCCAAGTTTCTACTTTGGATCTGATATAGAATGGGGAAGTGTGCCGCTTCCGAACATACAGACTCCTAGTACTTTGTCAACTTTGCAAAAACAAGTAAACGAATATGAAGTTATTGGGGAGTTGACAGGTCCTTTAGCTGTTCAATTGAGCAAAACAATCGATCAAGCTAATCACCATCTTGAAAAAGGTTCGACTAAGAATGCTATTAGACTTGTGAAAAAATTTCTGTTTCATCTTGAACGAAAATCTAGTGCCCCCTACATTTCTAATAAGGCTAAAATTGACTTGGCTAGTCAGGCTGAATATATAGTGCGGATGTTGGAAAGTAAGTAA
- a CDS encoding TRAP transporter large permease, whose protein sequence is MDVTVWTGIVLFGLFFLFLFIGVPISVSIAVAAFAALLIVLPMSSSLLAISQQLITGVDSTVLLALVFFMLAGSIMNNGGIADRLINVAKLIGGRMSGSLAHTNIIGNMLFGAISGSAIAAAATMGRIMHPQETKEGYDPSYSAAVNIASAPTGLIIPPSGIPIIYSLLSGGTSIGALFVAGYLPGILMALLLMIVAYILAKRANYPVSSKTSSREALKVVMQSIPSLLLIVVVIGGITFGIFTATEGAAVAVLYAAILSLIYRQLTISDIPKILKETVIYSGIILLLIGVSTSMSWVLAYAGIPQAITNAMLSITDSKVLILLIMLLILLIVGTFMDVAPALLIFTPILFPVATQMGIDPVHFGTIMAIALAIGVTTPPIGTVLFIGSSVSGVRIEKVIPKLIIFYVPLVVALVLVTFIPEISLFLPRLFGLVE, encoded by the coding sequence ATGGATGTAACGGTTTGGACAGGAATTGTTTTATTCGGTTTGTTTTTCTTATTTCTTTTTATCGGTGTACCCATTTCAGTAAGCATTGCTGTAGCAGCCTTTGCAGCACTATTGATCGTGCTTCCTATGTCATCTTCCTTGTTGGCCATTTCCCAACAGCTAATAACAGGGGTAGATAGCACAGTTCTGTTAGCTCTTGTCTTCTTTATGTTAGCCGGAAGTATTATGAATAACGGCGGGATTGCCGATCGGTTAATTAATGTAGCTAAACTTATCGGCGGACGAATGTCTGGTTCTTTGGCCCATACGAATATAATTGGAAATATGTTATTTGGTGCTATCTCTGGATCTGCCATTGCAGCTGCTGCAACGATGGGGCGCATTATGCATCCACAAGAAACCAAGGAAGGATATGACCCCTCCTATTCAGCCGCTGTCAATATTGCTTCTGCCCCGACAGGTTTAATTATTCCCCCCAGTGGGATACCAATCATTTACTCCTTACTTAGTGGAGGGACATCAATCGGTGCTTTATTTGTTGCTGGATATTTACCAGGCATTCTTATGGCTTTATTGCTTATGATTGTTGCCTATATTTTAGCAAAAAGAGCAAATTATCCTGTCTCTTCAAAGACAAGCAGTAGGGAGGCTCTCAAAGTCGTCATGCAATCAATCCCCAGTTTGTTATTGATTGTTGTCGTAATTGGCGGGATAACATTTGGAATTTTTACAGCCACTGAAGGTGCTGCAGTGGCCGTGCTGTATGCAGCAATCCTCAGTTTGATTTATCGCCAGTTAACAATCTCGGATATCCCAAAGATACTTAAAGAAACTGTGATTTATTCCGGCATTATTTTGCTGTTGATCGGTGTATCAACATCCATGTCATGGGTGCTCGCCTATGCAGGTATCCCACAGGCGATTACGAATGCCATGCTTTCTATAACCGATAGTAAAGTTTTGATTCTATTGATTATGCTTTTAATTCTATTAATTGTCGGAACGTTTATGGATGTAGCTCCAGCATTATTAATATTTACACCAATTCTTTTCCCGGTAGCTACTCAAATGGGAATTGACCCCGTACACTTTGGAACAATTATGGCTATTGCCCTTGCGATCGGTGTAACGACACCGCCAATTGGTACCGTGCTGTTTATCGGCAGCAGTGTTAGTGGTGTTCGTATTGAAAAAGTAATTCCAAAACTAATTATTTTTTATGTCCCGTTGGTAGTTGCTTTGGTCCTAGTCACATTTATTCCGGAAATCAGTTTGTTTCTACCTCGGTTGTTTGGATTGGTGGAATAA
- a CDS encoding TRAP transporter small permease: MNNFKRWLDLVLLTVASILILFLVVGAIWQVFTRFVLQDPSIITQEVLRFSLIWIAFIGATYAFGQDEHLALTFMRDKIKGQSHKVLRWLIDLLVIAFALFVLVIGGFKISNATMAELSPILSIPMGMIYGILPICGVIIIFYQVVNMTKRKEVEDSNPLEGGEHEWM; the protein is encoded by the coding sequence TTGAATAATTTTAAACGTTGGCTGGATCTAGTGTTATTAACAGTTGCCAGCATTCTTATTTTATTTTTAGTTGTAGGTGCGATTTGGCAGGTGTTTACTCGTTTTGTATTGCAGGATCCGAGTATTATTACCCAAGAGGTACTGAGATTTTCCCTGATTTGGATTGCTTTTATTGGAGCCACATACGCCTTTGGTCAGGACGAACATTTAGCATTAACATTTATGAGAGATAAAATAAAAGGTCAATCACACAAAGTACTGCGCTGGTTGATTGATTTATTAGTCATTGCCTTTGCTCTATTTGTATTAGTCATTGGAGGATTTAAAATATCCAATGCAACGATGGCTGAACTATCTCCTATTCTGAGCATACCGATGGGAATGATTTATGGTATTTTACCGATCTGTGGAGTCATTATTATTTTTTATCAGGTCGTAAATATGACCAAACGCAAAGAGGTAGAAGATTCAAATCCGTTGGAAGGCGGTGAGCATGAATGGATGTAA
- a CDS encoding TRAP transporter substrate-binding protein, producing the protein MSRRRLIKSGLAVAVTSLLLVLGACSGAEKVASGSGTSTKETQTLTLAHIHNDASPVYHSLEAFADKVEEKTNGSVKVKIYAEGVLGGETKVMELVQSGVIDMTKVNGGVVSKFDEKFAAFSLPYVFQSDEHFRNFMKTDTVQQMYKSLEEIQLRGITYYDAGARSFYTASTKIKTPEDLKGLKIRVMNNVTAIKMVEMLGAAPTPMSATEVYTSLQQGIIDGAESSPIALTDANHGEVAKQFSFDKHTRIPDFLIMSDASWDKLSGSEQQAIIEAGRETTKAHNKRWDKMIQESIEKAKKEMGVEFSHPDQAPFREKVEPLIEEQREENPEIDRLLDKIEALQ; encoded by the coding sequence ATGAGTAGAAGGCGTTTAATAAAAAGCGGTTTGGCTGTAGCGGTTACGTCGTTATTACTGGTATTAGGAGCCTGTTCCGGTGCGGAAAAGGTGGCTTCCGGTAGTGGTACTTCAACTAAAGAAACTCAAACACTCACACTGGCCCATATTCATAATGATGCAAGTCCGGTTTATCACAGTCTAGAAGCATTTGCAGATAAGGTAGAGGAAAAAACGAATGGTAGTGTAAAAGTGAAAATTTATGCCGAAGGGGTTTTGGGCGGCGAGACAAAAGTAATGGAACTAGTACAGAGCGGTGTTATTGATATGACCAAGGTAAACGGAGGGGTTGTATCAAAATTTGATGAAAAGTTCGCTGCATTTAGTCTTCCTTACGTTTTCCAAAGTGATGAGCATTTCCGTAATTTTATGAAGACCGATACAGTTCAACAGATGTACAAAAGTCTAGAGGAGATACAGTTGCGTGGAATTACGTATTATGATGCCGGGGCAAGAAGTTTCTATACGGCCAGTACAAAAATTAAAACTCCTGAGGATCTCAAAGGCTTGAAAATTAGAGTGATGAACAACGTGACAGCTATTAAGATGGTAGAAATGTTAGGGGCAGCACCGACGCCAATGTCTGCTACTGAAGTGTACACCAGCTTACAACAAGGAATTATTGATGGGGCTGAAAGTAGTCCAATCGCGTTGACCGATGCCAATCACGGGGAAGTGGCCAAGCAGTTTTCATTCGATAAGCATACACGAATTCCCGACTTCCTTATTATGAGTGACGCTTCATGGGACAAATTAAGTGGGTCGGAGCAGCAAGCAATCATAGAAGCAGGGAGAGAAACCACGAAGGCGCACAATAAGCGATGGGATAAGATGATTCAAGAAAGTATAGAAAAGGCGAAAAAGGAAATGGGAGTGGAGTTCTCACATCCAGATCAAGCACCTTTCCGTGAAAAAGTAGAACCACTCATTGAAGAACAACGTGAAGAGAATCCCGAGATAGATAGACTATTAGATAAAATTGAAGCATTACAATAA